The window aataaataattcattcaaACTCATTGTCTATGAATTTAAGAGCTGGAATACATGGGAGATCACTCACCCCACTTTAGTGAAAAGCTTTCCATGTGCATGCAGGAAACTCAGAATGAATCTCTTATTTAGctggagaagaaagagaaggcagaaagacaaagaaaagtatTACTAATCATTTATTAATTTGTGCAACAGTTTTATTTAGCTacaagctaagctaagctactgAAGCTGAAAAGAGCAGAGAGGATAAACACACAGACGTCTCTTACAACAGGATACACTGACGAATAGGGAAGAGAAGCAAGGTACACTGGAAAGCAACAAAATAGATgtattaaaaactaaataacttAAAATGGTTATGGCACAAAGCTACTACTTGCATTTTTGTAGGATATTTAAAGCTACTTAGTATAATCACTGGAACTGCTATACAGCATGTCAAAAACTGGTATCTTCTAAAATGTGCAGCGAACAAATGGATAAATGTCCAAATATTCCATATAAACACATGAGAAAATAGCCTGTTCCACTTAATAAATACGTGGTTAATTATTGCGAGcagaaacaaaccaaaaaatggccaaataacaaaaaaatgaaagatgGGTTCAAGAGGGAGTTATAAGTAACTAcgatgaaaacaaaacattagtaAGACAGAAGTAGACATTAAACTCTCTATAAAACAATGTGTGAGACATCTGCAGGCACAAGTGTCtaagtgttttgaaaaaaaacatcaaaaatacCTGTAAAAGACATATGACGCGTGAGACTATGAGAGTGCAATatgagagagagcgaaagaaagaaatggATCTTACATCACTAGCGCTGAGACTGCCCAGCTCTCCATCCTGTTCAGAGTCTCTGCTTGATTCACGACCTCCTCTCTGAGACGATGGGGTTGCCGCTTGTCCGCTGGGACGAATCCAAATCTCCACACGTGCACCATcttcccctcttcctcttcctcttacTGCTGGGCCCCTGGAGCCCCCTTCATGCTCCTGCCTCCTCCTTCGCTCAAGCTGCTCTGTCTACAAGAACAAAGTCTGTAAACAAGAAGCACCTTTGCTGCCTAAAGTTTTTACTCTTATTATTGATGTGGCACAAGTTAATGACTGAAGTTTGTGTCTGACCTTACGCTTAGCTTCCTCAAACAGACTCATCAGGCTTTCCTTTGCAGTCAGGATGGGGTTGGAAGCTGCCAAGCTGCGCATGTAATAATACACAGCATCCAACTTCCGCTTCTGTAAGTTAGGGAGGTGGAAAGAGAGTAAGAGGAGGAAGGTATACTACAAAAGGAACCACACTGGGTGGGTGCGAACAGACCATTACTCAAAATATAGTTCTATTTTTCAATTATCCCAGGGACATGCCAGGAGAAATACAGTTAGTCACAAAAGAAATTAAGTTACTTAACTACAGTTATCTAATCATTGCCTGCAAAGAACATTTTCAGCTAAATATCCAACTCTCAACTTTCCCTACTTAAGCTACATATCACTTACTGTGTAGACTGCCAGCAGGGCCAGCTGGTTATATGGTCGTCCATTTTTAGGGGCAATCTGCTGGGCTTTCAGGTACCAGCTACGGAAAAATGCAAATGTGTAGTTATGAGATACCATTACAGAAACTTTCTTGAAGATATGGCCTTTCAAAAATTTCTGCTTCTACTTTAAATTATAAAAAGGTATTCATCTAATCGGTCATATACAGCTAGGAAAGAACATAACTCTGTTATGGTACAAAGTCTATAGCAGGTAGCATCACGGGAAAAAATTGTCCAAGACTAAGACGGTTTTTTAAGCAGTCAGAGATCTTGAGACCTGTAAAAGGCATCTTCAAAATAATCAGGACTAAATGAAAATTGGTTGTCTGGGAGAAATTAAACAAGTGTTAAATTTGCCCCACGACGTTCGGACACTAGTTCAAGAGTGACCAGATTTTGACATAGTAGCCTCCTTACTCAGTCAAAACAAAACGTTAAATGACAATATACATCCCGTGCTCTTGAACATGTCTAATACATTAAACAACCTTTTTTACAGCCTACCTGCGAGCCTTGCCGTAGTTGGCCGAGTCACTGGCTTGTTCACGGTAACGTGCTATATCTCCCTGACAAATCATGCAGCGCTGAGCACTGATAAGTGCATACTTCACctgaaaaagacagaaacaaaaacattttcagagtttcaaattgcatttttattgcCCAATTTAGGCATTTACATTGGAAATATAATTGATTTTAAGATGCATTACTTGATAAATCGTTACAGATgttcagtacacacacagactaaaagACGTTTTGCTTTACCGTTTTGCGTAATGGCCGAGCCCTGATAGCCATGCCATCCATGTAATCCTCTAACTTAAACTGGTACACTGTCTGCAGCTTCTGAAGCAGCGCATTAAAGAATAATGCCCCCTGTAAAACACAGATAGTGATCACAAAGGACAAGTGAAGTTACATATTTAATGTATGCTTTACAGGCTGTCCTCATATTCAAAATCATATAAAAGTTTTAACAATTATGAATGTATTGTGGCCTGTTACCCCTACAAGAAATTAAAGCTGTAACATGGTTTTGGACACAAATATTTCCAAGATTCTTAGGCAACATATAAACAAAATACACTGGGTATATTACCTAATGCAATACTAATTTGGGGTTTACTGATCCCACTGCTTACCCAAATACTAAGCAAGGTCACAATTGTATATCTAATAAAAGTGCCCAAAGAGACTTCTAGCATTTGTTTTGATGTATCCTCAAGCAAGAGTATGAATCCTGCAACCCCCTTGCAATAACCTCATTTTGTGAAACTTTGCCCCGTCTGAATTTCCCATGCATTCCTTACCTCATCAAGCAGCGTAAGAAGCATGTTCCTGATATGAGGGGTGTTGTCATAGGTGGGGTCTTTGAGTAGCTGCCGGAAGTGCTCTATGACCTGGTAAAAGACATTCTTCCACAAAGCCTGATCCACGTTCTGTGAATCTGAGAAGTCGATGTCTGTCAGGATGACCTGCTCATATAGCCCCAAAAGGTCCGCTCTAGAAAACAGAAGGGCATAACAGGACAGGACTGTACTGACTCAGTTCTGTTGAGGGCATCTGGCAGCCAAACAAGTAGTGCaagacaaacaataaaacaacccaaacacacagaaaaatgcAACTAACACACATCTTAACCCCAAATCCTCACCTGAGCTGGGCCATGCGATCCAGTCCGTCAGCACTCACTCTGTCTCTGGACAGCAGGTTACTGAGCTGGAGCTCCTGTGCATCTGCAGCCCTCAGCAGCCTCCCCAGCTCCCCTCTGGCTTGTTGCGCCACCTCTTCAAATGTCAAACTACctcctgcaccaggctgggaataACCTGCTCCCCTGTAACTCCCACAGAACTGACCCACACCAGGGCCTGGGTACATACCATTAGGGGGAGCCATTTGGTAGGGCCCCATATGATAAGGATATGGACACCGCTGACTGGTGGTGGTGCCGGGACTATGTGGGTTGCTGGTGGGCATGGGGTAGCAGTAGGGGTTGTCAGAGTTTTGGAATTTGTAGTAGGCCATGGAAGTCTTCTGGGATCGTAAGTGCTCACCCTGCGGGACTGGAGGACTGCCTGCTACCTCATCATCCGTGTCCAGAAAGTGAAGTTGTCCATATCCGGTCCCTGTCTGAAGATATATAGGCTGTTGGAGGGATGAATGCTGTGAGGATTGGGTGCTGGTAAGAGCAGGTTTCTGGTCGGGGTTATTTGGATCCCAGAGTCGTctaactcctcctcctctgcctcctctacTCCTGCCAGCTCCTCCTCCCCTAATTCCACCAAAAAGAAGCCTTTGCCCAACCTCAGGTGAATTAGAGATGTCTGTGCGGGCTGGAAGCACCAGGATACCTCCACCCCTGCCACGAGGAACCAAACCTGGCTTGCGATGTTCTGACACACCACTATGTGACCCGATAGCAGACTGTTTTTCTAGAGAAACCCTTAGGATTCCCCGACCTCCTCCTTTGTTTCCCTTTGGTCTGTTCTTTTCTTCCCTCCGCCTTTCTGCACTTTGTTCCCCacctcttctccttcttctatCTTCTGCTATGTCACTCATCTCACTCCCTTCCAGTGATTCTGTAGATGATTCCCCATTGGTTGTCCAGCTTTGTAAATGACTCCTTCGTCCTTCTCCACGATTAGCCTTCCCCTCTTTGTTATTGTGCTTTGGCTCCAAGCGTGGCCACTTGGTACTCTCCACATCCATCCCTATTCCAGGACCATCCAGGCTGGTCACACTGCTGGCTGAGCTACTGCTGCAAGTTCGATTCCGTGAGCGCCGAATATCTGATTTGGAATAGCGTTTTGAGGTTGGTGCTGTGATGTTTGCATTAGATTTGTTTCTATCACCTCTTTCTACAGCCCCGTCAGCTTCTCGTTCTGTCTTAGCATCTTTCTCAGCATCTCTGGGccggttgttgttgttgtctcctCTTCTACTTTCtctgcgattttcttttcctatgCTTTGGTGTGTCTCTCCCATCTTACCTGGTTTGTTGTCCCTATCTGCTTCTGCTTGCCTcctgtctctttccttctccACTTTTGCTAGGTCGCTCTTTCCTCCACCACCTGCTTCATCTTCTCCTCTTCTTGAATCCTgattcctctctttttccttctctcctccccttTTCCTGCGGtttcccttttctctcttcttctcttccttttcttcctcctcttttgtTCCCTCCTCTTGGCCTCTCCTTTCCTTGTCGGTTGTTACCCATCTCCTGCAACTTAACTCTTCAACGGCTTGGCCTTCACATCCCACTTTACCCTTTTCTTTTACACTGAGTTTTTCTACTTTGCTAGTAATTTTCTCCACCGAAGCATCAGACGGTAatggttttttttccacatcttGGCTTCCTTGCTTTCTGTTTGTCTCACTGGATTTAGACAATTTTAAGTTTTCCTGTGTACCTTTTACTTCTTTATTTTTCCCTCCTTGCTTctgtatgaatgtttttttgtttccctCCCTTTCCCCTGTACTCATCTGGGATTCTGGCTCAGTTTTCTGCTTATTTTCCTTAGGGGGAGGCTTATCCTGCTCTTTTCCAACTCCAGAAT is drawn from Sander vitreus isolate 19-12246 chromosome 13, sanVit1, whole genome shotgun sequence and contains these coding sequences:
- the smg6 gene encoding telomerase-binding protein EST1A, producing the protein MANELDRVRISAAELRAEASNSINITYCQKEEQQEHQEHHVHKQHRKRDGKRPELQRYQTVAGHGRCHRNSEEGETGLSDLLAAASHEHDQPSQSEKKGVSEKVLEKHGCTYSGADTDKRDEDRMRGDGSNTQNCRKGSHSQSKSEANQEKVFVENDREHQEPAGAAKPTRKARKPDRELYQPGSRRSIQGKDSGVGKEQDKPPPKENKQKTEPESQMSTGEREGNKKTFIQKQGGKNKEVKGTQENLKLSKSSETNRKQGSQDVEKKPLPSDASVEKITSKVEKLSVKEKGKVGCEGQAVEELSCRRWVTTDKERRGQEEGTKEEEEKEEKKREKGNRRKRGGEKEKERNQDSRRGEDEAGGGGKSDLAKVEKERDRRQAEADRDNKPGKMGETHQSIGKENRRESRRGDNNNNRPRDAEKDAKTEREADGAVERGDRNKSNANITAPTSKRYSKSDIRRSRNRTCSSSSASSVTSLDGPGIGMDVESTKWPRLEPKHNNKEGKANRGEGRRSHLQSWTTNGESSTESLEGSEMSDIAEDRRRRRGGEQSAERRREEKNRPKGNKGGGRGILRVSLEKQSAIGSHSGVSEHRKPGLVPRGRGGGILVLPARTDISNSPEVGQRLLFGGIRGGGAGRSRGGRGGGVRRLWDPNNPDQKPALTSTQSSQHSSLQQPIYLQTGTGYGQLHFLDTDDEVAGSPPVPQGEHLRSQKTSMAYYKFQNSDNPYCYPMPTSNPHSPGTTTSQRCPYPYHMGPYQMAPPNGMYPGPGVGQFCGSYRGAGYSQPGAGGSLTFEEVAQQARGELGRLLRAADAQELQLSNLLSRDRVSADGLDRMAQLRADLLGLYEQVILTDIDFSDSQNVDQALWKNVFYQVIEHFRQLLKDPTYDNTPHIRNMLLTLLDEGALFFNALLQKLQTVYQFKLEDYMDGMAIRARPLRKTVKYALISAQRCMICQGDIARYREQASDSANYGKARSWYLKAQQIAPKNGRPYNQLALLAVYTKRKLDAVYYYMRSLAASNPILTAKESLMSLFEEAKRKTEQLERRRRQEHEGGSRGPAVRGRGRGEDGARVEIWIRPSGQAATPSSQRGGRESSRDSEQDGELGSLSASDLNKRFILSFLHAHGKLFTKVGMESFPEVASRVLQEFKTLLQHGPSLLGSMHMLQIITINMFTIHNAHSRGEEGEVRSVLQEQSTALGLSMFALLVQRCTELLRDTPAEPVPMADGEEELEGMVRVSAFPLDLRELLPTIKVWSDWMLGQPDQWNPPPCSIDCSPDVWQCLADLCNVLARVDHEEVPLYKVDTEEVEGDEELTVLQLKEDRLLAGFVPLLAAPQEPCYTDQHTDMAIAADCKRVTVLKYFLEALCGQEEPLLAFKGGKYISVATSPPNHSMATRSRQDSLTEKEADDVIVEADSSLSASEEEEEAGDSENDIRQLKARRHALTNKLAQQQKRKDKIQAVLQTGGLLELEVRPLFLVPDTNGFIDHLGGLKRLLQCGTYIIVVPLIVITELDGLAKGQDNFGGGVGSGGRSTGGRGNYNVSAAHVRAVQEKARLAVAFLEKGFEAREPYLRALTSRGNQLESIAFRSEDTSGQQGTNDDLILSCCLHYCKDKAKDFMPGQRNGTVRLQREVVLLTDDRNLRVKALTRNVPVRDIPAFLSWAKVG